A genomic window from Punica granatum isolate Tunisia-2019 chromosome 2, ASM765513v2, whole genome shotgun sequence includes:
- the LOC116195386 gene encoding uncharacterized protein LOC116195386: protein MANPSASTSIVALESSEQRGTCSVDSNMNPNPTMSQIDLDGPVAILWDIENCPVPSDVRPEDVAGNIRMALQVHPVIKGAVMSFSAFGDFNAFPRRLREGCQRTGVKLVDVPNGRKDAADKAILVDMFLFALDNPPPSSIMLISGDVDFAPALHILGQRGYTIILVIPSGVGVSSALCNAGKFVWDWPSVARGEGFLPPSKALMPPRGGWPADVSGHLAGCCINETLSGQNEEEAIVYRGISRSFCNSRDYSIIAHSLTEYNTGAISMSSYPAMARSESGFNEVNGGVPSALDQNNPTAWVQPGDLNGLKGQLVKLLELAGGCLPLTRIPSEYLKSFGRPLYVSEYGAVKLVNLFRKMSDAIAVDGKGHRKFVYLRNWKAGPNRSEPPSASAGKGKKVRGFPEESGDVITGCSGSSEEFSDEDRVLMEEQRNKSEDQSLQEFKYELQEILVSYSCRIFLGCFETVYEQRYKRPLDYRKLRVEGLEELFKKMRDVVNLHEDPVSKRKFISAICG from the coding sequence ATGGCGAATCCCAGTGCATCAACATCAATAGTTGCCTTGGAATCCTCTGAACAGAGGGGTACATGCTCGGTTGATTCTAACATGAACCCGAATCCAACCATGAGCCAGATTGATTTGGATGGCCCTGTTGCGATCCTCTGGGACATCGAGAACTGTCCGGTCCCAAGTGATGTCCGCCCTGAGGATGTAGCAGGCAACATCAGAATGGCCTTACAAGTCCACCCTGTGATAAAAGGAGCTGTTATGTCATTCTCTGCCTTTGGAGACTTTAATGCCTTCCCGCGGCGACTAAGGGAAGGTTGCCAGAGAACTGGTGTGAAGCTTGTTGACGTCCCAAATGGGAGAAAGGATGCTGCGGATAAAGCCATTTTAGTTGATATGTTCCTGTTTGCGCTGGACAACCCTCCACCCTCATCAATAATGTTGATTTCTGGGGACGTTGACTTTGCCCCTGCGCTTCACATCCTTGGCCAACGTGGGTACACTATTATTCTTGTCATTCCCTCTGGTGTTGGAGTGTCATCAGCTCTCTGCAATGCCGGTAAGTTCGTCTGGGATTGGCCCAGCGTGGCCCGTGGGGAAGGGTTCTTGCCTCCAAGTAAGGCATTAATGCCTCCTCGTGGTGGTTGGCCTGCCGATGTTTCAGGGCATCTCGCAGGTTGCTGTATCAATGAGACCCTGAGTGGGCAGAACGAGGAGGAGGCAATTGTGTACCGAGGAATCTCAAGAAGCTTTTGCAACTCGAGAGATTATTCTATAATCGCTCATTCCTTGACTGAATACAACACTGGAGCAATCTCTATGTCCTCTTATCCCGCAATGGCAAGATCAGAATCTGGGTTCAATGAAGTGAATGGGGGAGTTCCCTCTGCATTGGATCAAAATAATCCGACTGCATGGGTCCAGCCCGGAGACCTAAATGGTCTCAAGGGGCAATTGGTGAAGCTCCTTGAGCTCGCAGGTGGGTGCCTGCCCCTGACCCGAATTCCATCTGAGTACCTGAAGAGCTTTGGGCGGCCACTCTACGTATCAGAGTATGGAGCAGTGAAGCTTGTCAATCTCTTCAGGAAGATGAGTGATGCTATTGCTGTAGATGGTAAAGGCCATAGAAAGTTCGTCTACCTCCGGAACTGGAAAGCGGGCCCAAACCGAAGCGAGCCCCCATCAGCTTCAGCAGGAAAGGGCAAGAAAGTTAGAGGGTTTCCAGAAGAGAGTGGAGATGTCATAACAGGTTGTTCTGGGTCCTCAGAGGAGTTCTCAGATGAGGATCGGGTGCTGATGGAGGAACAAAGGAATAAGAGCGAGGATCAGAGCCTCCAGGAGTTCAAGTACGAGCTGCAGGAAATTCTTGTGAGCTACTCCTGTAGGATCTTCTTGGGCTGCTTTGAGACGGTTTACGAGCAGCGGTACAAGAGGCCGTTGGATTACCGCAAGCTTAGAGTGGAGGGGCTCGAGGAGCTGTTCAAGAAGATGAGAGATGTTGTGAACTTGCATGAGGATCCCGTGAGCAAGAGGAAGTTTATATCTGCTATCTGTGGGTAA
- the LOC116196437 gene encoding ABSCISIC ACID-INSENSITIVE 5-like protein 6 isoform X1, with translation MGSDMNFRNFSDAPSADASAARLSGNIPLTRQPSIYSLTFDEFQNTWGGLGKDFGSMNMDELLKSIWNAEETQAMTSNAGGAGEGGSSGPGNLQRQGSLTLPRTLSQKTVDEVWKDLFHGSEGPGDGIKGEPVSNLPQRQKTLGEMTLEEFLLRAGVVREEMQTQQIGRLGDGGFYGDLSRISNNINNNNAGLALEFQQQTQKNGLVGTTHIPNVALNVPGIRSSQSQQHPLFPKPATVAFASSINLPNTSQLVSAQVTKGVMGIIEPPAGNSVIQVSGITNGGLSVAVPIGMRSPATSQLSPAVSKNTADSSVSPVPYAYGRGRKRNGALEKVVERRQKRMIKNRESAARSRARKQAYTLELEAEVAKLKEINEELQKKQNEFVEMQKNQQILQTTNGNWGNKRLCLRRTLTGPW, from the exons ATGGGTTCAGACATGAACTTCAGGAACTTCTCTGATGCTCCATCGGCTGATGCAAGTGCCGCCAGGTTGAGTGGAAACATCCCTTTAACTCGACAGCCCTCGATTTATTCCCTAACTTTTGATGAGTTCCAAAACACATGGGGTGGACTAGGGAAGGATTTTGGGTCGATGAACATGGATGAGCTCTTGAAGAGCATATGGAATGCTGAGGAAACTCAGGCAATGACCTCCAATGCAGGAGGAGCAGGTGAAGGAGGGAGCAGTGGGCCCGGGAATCTGCAAAGGCAGGGATCGCTTACTCTGCCCCGAACTCTTAGTCAGAAGACAGTCGATGAAGTGTGGAAGGATTTGTTCCATGGGAGTGAGGGACCAGGAGATGGGATTAAAGGGGAACCTGTATCGAATTTGCCTCAGAGGCAGAAGACTTTGGGCGAAATGACATTGGAGGAGTTCTTATTGAGGGCTGGAGTTGTGAGAGAAGAGATGCAAACACAACAGATTGGGAGGCTTGGTGATGGAGGTTTCTATGGCGACCTGTCACGGATTAGCAATAACATTAATAACAATAATGCCGGTCTAGCTCTTGAGTTTCAACAGCAGACTCAGAAAAATGGTCTTGTGGGCACTACACACATTCCGAATGTAGCATTAAATGTTCCAGGGATCCGATCTTCTCAATCTCAGCAGCACCCGCTCTTCCCTAAACCGGCAACAGTGGCTTTTGCTTCTTCAATCAATCTACCAAACACCTCTCAATTGGTGAGCGCACAAGTAACGAAGGGCGTGATGGGAATTATTGAGCCGCCCGCCGGCAATTCTGTCATTCAAGTCAGTGGAATTACAAATGGGGGACTCAGTGTTGCAGTTCCAATAGGGATGAGATCTCCTGCTACGAGCCAGTTATCGCCTGCTGTTTCTAAGAACACTGCGGATTCATCGGTTTCACCAGTTCCTTATGCTTATGGCCGTGGGAGGAAACGAAATGGTGCATTGGAGAAAGTAGTTGAGAGAAGACAGAAAAGGATGATAAAGAATCGGGAGTCTGCCGCTCGGTCGAGGGCTCGCAAGCAG GCCTATACCCTGGAGCTGGAAGCAGAGGTTGCCAAACTCAAAGAAATCAACGAGGAATTGCAGAAAAAACAG aACGAATTCGTGGAGATGCAAAAGAATCAG CAGATCCTGCAGACAACTAATGGAAACTGGGGGAACAAGAGGCTTTGCTTGAGGAGGACCCTGACTGGCCCCTGGTAG
- the LOC116196437 gene encoding ABSCISIC ACID-INSENSITIVE 5-like protein 6 isoform X2, whose translation MGSDMNFRNFSDAPSADASAARLSGNIPLTRQPSIYSLTFDEFQNTWGGLGKDFGSMNMDELLKSIWNAEETQAMTSNAGGAGEGGSSGPGNLQRQGSLTLPRTLSQKTVDEVWKDLFHGSEGPGDGIKGEPVSNLPQRQKTLGEMTLEEFLLRAGVVREEMQTQQIGRLGDGGFYGDLSRISNNINNNNAGLALEFQQQTQKNGLVGTTHIPNVALNVPGIRSSQSQQHPLFPKPATVAFASSINLPNTSQLVSAQVTKGVMGIIEPPAGNSVIQVSGITNGGLSVAVPIGMRSPATSQLSPAVSKNTADSSVSPVPYAYGRGRKRNGALEKVVERRQKRMIKNRESAARSRARKQAYTLELEAEVAKLKEINEELQKKQNEFVEMQKNQILQTTNGNWGNKRLCLRRTLTGPW comes from the exons ATGGGTTCAGACATGAACTTCAGGAACTTCTCTGATGCTCCATCGGCTGATGCAAGTGCCGCCAGGTTGAGTGGAAACATCCCTTTAACTCGACAGCCCTCGATTTATTCCCTAACTTTTGATGAGTTCCAAAACACATGGGGTGGACTAGGGAAGGATTTTGGGTCGATGAACATGGATGAGCTCTTGAAGAGCATATGGAATGCTGAGGAAACTCAGGCAATGACCTCCAATGCAGGAGGAGCAGGTGAAGGAGGGAGCAGTGGGCCCGGGAATCTGCAAAGGCAGGGATCGCTTACTCTGCCCCGAACTCTTAGTCAGAAGACAGTCGATGAAGTGTGGAAGGATTTGTTCCATGGGAGTGAGGGACCAGGAGATGGGATTAAAGGGGAACCTGTATCGAATTTGCCTCAGAGGCAGAAGACTTTGGGCGAAATGACATTGGAGGAGTTCTTATTGAGGGCTGGAGTTGTGAGAGAAGAGATGCAAACACAACAGATTGGGAGGCTTGGTGATGGAGGTTTCTATGGCGACCTGTCACGGATTAGCAATAACATTAATAACAATAATGCCGGTCTAGCTCTTGAGTTTCAACAGCAGACTCAGAAAAATGGTCTTGTGGGCACTACACACATTCCGAATGTAGCATTAAATGTTCCAGGGATCCGATCTTCTCAATCTCAGCAGCACCCGCTCTTCCCTAAACCGGCAACAGTGGCTTTTGCTTCTTCAATCAATCTACCAAACACCTCTCAATTGGTGAGCGCACAAGTAACGAAGGGCGTGATGGGAATTATTGAGCCGCCCGCCGGCAATTCTGTCATTCAAGTCAGTGGAATTACAAATGGGGGACTCAGTGTTGCAGTTCCAATAGGGATGAGATCTCCTGCTACGAGCCAGTTATCGCCTGCTGTTTCTAAGAACACTGCGGATTCATCGGTTTCACCAGTTCCTTATGCTTATGGCCGTGGGAGGAAACGAAATGGTGCATTGGAGAAAGTAGTTGAGAGAAGACAGAAAAGGATGATAAAGAATCGGGAGTCTGCCGCTCGGTCGAGGGCTCGCAAGCAG GCCTATACCCTGGAGCTGGAAGCAGAGGTTGCCAAACTCAAAGAAATCAACGAGGAATTGCAGAAAAAACAG aACGAATTCGTGGAGATGCAAAAGAATCAG ATCCTGCAGACAACTAATGGAAACTGGGGGAACAAGAGGCTTTGCTTGAGGAGGACCCTGACTGGCCCCTGGTAG